A genomic window from Streptomyces sp. WMMC940 includes:
- a CDS encoding transposase family protein: MNHPAPAPGTLPGAATGTGRAELIGLLAAQAPRLDRVLKKVAGQGGEVVLIDGTLIRTQRRTRSADRRNYSGKHRTHGLHFPTLTDEKGRLIWISAARPGRTHDNTAARHDHILAHLRAAGLGALADLGFRGLDNDIFDPVIVTGYAASRTHKLTPGEKEANRVLPWDARRSSTASPTYRTGGSSPSCAPTPPAPPSSCAPCSS, translated from the coding sequence ATGAATCACCCCGCACCCGCCCCCGGCACCCTGCCGGGGGCGGCCACGGGCACCGGCCGGGCGGAGCTGATCGGACTGCTCGCCGCCCAGGCCCCGCGCCTGGACCGCGTCCTGAAGAAGGTCGCCGGGCAGGGCGGGGAGGTGGTCCTGATCGACGGCACCCTCATCCGCACCCAGCGCCGTACACGCAGCGCCGACCGACGGAACTACTCCGGCAAGCACCGAACCCATGGCCTGCACTTCCCCACCCTGACCGACGAGAAGGGACGCCTGATCTGGATATCCGCCGCGCGGCCTGGCCGCACCCACGACAACACCGCCGCCCGCCACGACCACATCCTGGCCCACCTGCGCGCCGCCGGCCTCGGGGCGCTGGCTGACCTCGGCTTCCGCGGCCTGGACAACGACATCTTCGACCCAGTGATCGTCACCGGCTACGCTGCCAGCCGCACCCACAAGCTCACCCCAGGCGAGAAGGAAGCCAACCGCGTCCTCCCGTGGGACGCGCGCCGGTCGAGCACGGCTTCGCCCACCTACAGAACTGGCGGATCCTCACCAAGCTGCGCACCGACCCCGCCCGCGCCACCCAGCTCCTGCGCGCCCTGCTCGTCTTGA
- a CDS encoding hemolysin family protein produces the protein MTTLQLLIGAFTLVTNAFFVGAEFALISVRRSQIEPAAVKGNLRARSTLWGIEHLSAMMATAQLGITVSSLVLGAVAEPAIAHLLEPPFHAIGVPDALIHPIAFVIALTLATYLHMLFGEMVPKNIALAAPAPTALLLGPPLVALTRALRPVIFGINTFANALLRLLRVEPKDEVASVFTDDELARLVKDSSEAGLLEPEDGERLQDALELGTRPVGEVMVPLNKMLTVGAGITPQGLERASVANRFSRLPVVAEGGAILGYLHIKDALGAADRTKPFPRTALHPIIKVAIDTPLDDTMTAMRGAGTHLAAVTGTKGTVIGFVTMEDVLEELVGPAPDAVA, from the coding sequence ATGACCACCCTCCAGTTGCTGATCGGTGCGTTCACCCTCGTCACCAACGCCTTCTTCGTCGGGGCCGAGTTCGCCCTGATCTCCGTGCGCCGCAGCCAGATCGAGCCGGCCGCGGTCAAGGGCAACCTGCGTGCCCGGAGCACCCTCTGGGGGATCGAGCACCTGTCCGCGATGATGGCCACGGCCCAGCTCGGCATCACCGTGTCGTCGCTGGTGCTGGGCGCCGTCGCCGAACCGGCCATCGCCCATCTGCTGGAGCCCCCGTTCCACGCCATCGGCGTCCCGGATGCGCTGATCCACCCGATCGCGTTCGTCATCGCGCTGACGCTGGCGACGTATCTGCACATGCTCTTCGGCGAGATGGTCCCGAAGAACATCGCCCTCGCCGCCCCGGCGCCGACCGCGCTGCTCCTCGGCCCCCCGTTGGTGGCGCTGACCCGGGCCCTGCGACCGGTGATCTTCGGCATCAACACCTTCGCCAACGCCCTCCTGCGGCTGCTGAGGGTCGAGCCCAAGGACGAGGTCGCCTCGGTCTTCACCGACGACGAACTGGCCCGCCTGGTCAAGGACTCCAGCGAGGCCGGGCTCCTCGAACCGGAGGACGGGGAGCGACTGCAGGACGCGCTGGAACTGGGCACCCGGCCGGTCGGCGAGGTGATGGTGCCGCTCAACAAGATGCTCACCGTCGGCGCCGGAATCACCCCCCAGGGCCTGGAAAGGGCCTCCGTCGCCAACCGGTTCTCCCGGCTGCCGGTGGTCGCGGAGGGCGGTGCGATCCTGGGCTACCTGCACATCAAGGACGCGCTCGGCGCCGCCGACCGCACGAAGCCCTTCCCGCGCACGGCCCTGCACCCCATCATCAAGGTCGCCATCGACACCCCTCTCGACGACACCATGACCGCCATGCGGGGCGCCGGCACCCATCTCGCCGCCGTCACCGGCACCAAGGGCACCGTCATCGGCTTCGTCACCATGGAGGACGTCCTGGAGGAACTGGTGGGCCCCGCTCCCGACGCGGTCGCCTGA
- a CDS encoding hemolysin family protein has translation MTEVLLLLVALALTLACAVFVAAEFSLTTVERGELERAARAGDRGAESALKAVKRLTLQLSGAQLGITVTSLVIGMLAEPSVSALLRGPLEAVGLPPGVVPTVSTLLGVAISTVVLMVVGELVPKNWAISRPLAVARVVAGPQRGFTAAFGPLIHHLNNTANRIVRRFGLEPAEELASARTPEELIALARHSAREGAIEADSAELFVRTLHLGELTAENVMTPRVDVRALEVHATAADAANLTLATGLSRFPVYRDSLDEVIGTVHIRDVLALDEDKRPLTPIADLATAPLLVPHSLPVDKLLGRLRRARTMAVIIDEYGGTAGVATVEDIVEEVVGEVRDEHDPHETPDLAPAEPALDGRPVWHADGSVRIDQLREIGFAAPDGPYETLAGLIAMRLERIPTTADRLDVDGWRLAVLHTEHHRADRVRITAPAAVAESVEETR, from the coding sequence GTGACCGAAGTGCTCCTGCTGCTCGTCGCCCTGGCGCTCACGCTCGCCTGCGCCGTCTTCGTCGCGGCCGAGTTCTCCCTCACCACCGTCGAACGCGGTGAGCTGGAGCGTGCGGCGCGGGCCGGCGACCGGGGCGCCGAGAGCGCCCTCAAGGCCGTGAAGCGCCTCACCCTCCAGCTGTCCGGTGCCCAGCTGGGCATCACCGTGACCTCGCTGGTGATCGGCATGCTCGCGGAACCGTCCGTCTCGGCCCTGCTGCGCGGCCCGCTCGAGGCGGTGGGACTGCCCCCCGGCGTCGTCCCGACCGTGTCGACGCTGCTCGGCGTCGCGATCTCGACCGTCGTCCTGATGGTGGTCGGCGAGCTCGTGCCCAAGAACTGGGCGATCTCGCGCCCGCTCGCCGTGGCCAGGGTCGTGGCCGGGCCGCAGCGCGGCTTCACCGCCGCCTTCGGACCGCTGATCCACCACCTGAACAACACCGCGAACCGGATCGTGCGCCGGTTCGGGCTGGAACCCGCCGAGGAGCTGGCGTCGGCCCGTACACCCGAGGAACTGATCGCGCTCGCGCGGCACTCGGCCCGGGAGGGCGCCATCGAGGCCGACTCGGCGGAACTGTTCGTCCGCACCCTGCACCTGGGCGAGCTGACGGCGGAGAACGTCATGACGCCCCGCGTCGACGTCCGCGCCCTCGAAGTGCACGCCACGGCGGCGGACGCGGCGAACCTCACCCTCGCCACCGGCCTGTCCCGCTTCCCGGTCTACCGGGACAGCCTCGACGAGGTCATCGGCACCGTGCACATCCGCGACGTCCTCGCCCTCGACGAGGACAAGCGGCCGCTCACGCCGATAGCCGACCTGGCCACCGCGCCCCTCCTGGTGCCGCACTCGCTGCCGGTGGACAAGCTCCTCGGCCGGCTGCGCAGAGCCCGTACCATGGCCGTGATCATCGACGAGTACGGGGGCACCGCCGGCGTCGCCACCGTCGAGGACATCGTCGAGGAGGTCGTCGGTGAGGTCCGCGACGAGCACGACCCCCACGAGACGCCCGACCTGGCGCCCGCCGAGCCCGCGCTCGACGGCCGTCCGGTGTGGCACGCCGACGGCAGCGTCCGTATCGACCAGCTCCGGGAGATCGGCTTCGCCGCGCCCGACGGCCCGTACGAGACCCTGGCGGGACTGATCGCCATGCGGCTGGAGCGCATCCCGACCACCGCCGACCGCCTCGACGTCGACGGCTGGCGGCTCGCCGTGCTCCACACCGAGCACCACCGTGCCGACCGTGTCCGCATCACCGCCCCCGCCGCCGTGGCGGAGAGCGTGGAGGAGACCCGATGA